A window of the Microtus pennsylvanicus isolate mMicPen1 chromosome 4, mMicPen1.hap1, whole genome shotgun sequence genome harbors these coding sequences:
- the LOC142848844 gene encoding histone H3 — protein MARTKQTARKSTGGKAPRKQLATKAARKSAPATGGVKKPHRYRPGTVALREIRRYQKSTELLIRKLPFQRLVREIAQDFKTDLRFQSSAVMALQEASEAYLVGLFEDTNLCAIHAKRVTIMPKDIQLARRIRGERA, from the coding sequence ATGGCTCGCACAAAGCAGACCGCTCGCAAGTCCACCGGCGGCAAGGCCCCGCGCAAGCAGCTGGCCACCAAGGCCGCCCGCAAGAGCGCCCCGGCCACCGGCGGCGTGAAGAAGCCCCACCGCTACCGGCCCGGCACCGTGGCGCTGCGCGAGATCCGGCGCTACCAGAAGTCGACCGAGCTGCTGATCCGCAAGCTGCCGTTCCAGCGTCTGGTGCGCGAGATCGCGCAGGACTTCAAGACCGACCTGCGCTTCCAGAGCTCGGCCGTCATGGCTCTACAGGAGGCCAGCGAGGCCTACCTGGTGGGTCTGTTTGAGGACACCAACCTGTGCGCCATCCACGCCAAGCGCGTCACCATCATGCCCAAGGACATCCAGCTGGCCCGCCGTATCCGTGGGGAGCGGGCCTAA
- the LOC142848846 gene encoding histone H2B type 1-C/E/F/G/I, which produces MPEPAKSAPAPKKGSKKAVTKAQKKDGKKRKRSRKESYSVYVYKVLKQVHPDTGISSKAMGIMNSFVNDIFERIAGEASRLAHYNKRSTITSREIQTAVRLLLPGELAKHAVSEGTKAVTKYTSSK; this is translated from the coding sequence ATGCCTGAACCTGCAAAGTCCGCACCAGCCCCTAAGAAGGGCTCCAAGAAGGCCGTGACCAAGGCCCAGAAGAAGGACGGCAAGAAGCGCAAGCGCAGCCGCAAGGAGAGCTACTCGGTGTACGTGTACAAGGTGCTGAAGCAGGTCCACCCGGACACCGGCATCTCTTCCAAGGCCATGGGCATCATGAACTCGTTCGTCAACGACATCTTCGAGCGCATCGCGGGCGAGGCGTCGCGCCTGGCGCATTACAACAAGCGCTCGACCATCACGTCCCGGGAGATCCAGACGGCCGTGCGCCTGCTGCTGCCCGGGGAGCTGGCCAAGCACGCCGTGTCCGAGGGCACCAAGGCCGTCACCAAGTACACCAGCTCCAAGTGA
- the LOC142848847 gene encoding histone H3.1, which produces MARTKQTARKSTGGKAPRKQLATKAARKSAPATGGVKKPHRYRPGTVALREIRRYQKSTELLIRKLPFQRLVREIAQDFKTDLRFQSSAVMALQEACEAYLVGLFEDTNLCAIHAKRVTIMPKDIQLARRIRGERA; this is translated from the coding sequence ATGGCTCGCACAAAGCAGACTGCTCGCAAGTCCACCGGCGGCAAGGCCCCGCGCAAGCAGCTGGCCACCAAGGCCGCCCGCAAGAGCGCCCCGGCCACCGGCGGCGTGAAGAAGCCCCACCGCTACCGGCCCGGCACCGTGGCGCTGCGCGAGATCCGGCGCTACCAGAAGTCGACCGAGCTGCTGATCCGCAAGCTGCCGTTCCAGCGACTGGTGCGCGAGATCGCGCAGGACTTCAAGACCGACCTGCGCTTCCAGAGCTCGGCCGTCATGGCTCTGCAGGAGGCCTGCGAGGCCTACCTGGTGGGTCTGTTTGAGGACACCAACCTGTGCGCCATCCACGCCAAGCGCGTCACCATCATGCCCAAGGACATCCAGCTGGCCCGCCGTATCCGTGGGGAGAGGGCGTAA
- the LOC142848848 gene encoding histone H2A type 1-E — protein sequence MSGRGKQGGKARAKAKTRSSRAGLQFPVGRVHRLLRKGNYAERVGAGAPVYLAAVLEYLTAEILELAGNAARDNKKTRIIPRHLQLAIRNDEELNKLLGRVTIAQGGVLPNIQAVLLPKKTESHHKAKGK from the coding sequence ATGTCTGGACGAGGAAAGCAGGGTGGCAAGGCTCGCGCCAAGGCCAAGACCCGATCCTCCCGGGCCGGCCTGCAGTTCCCCGTCGGCCGCGTGCACCGCCTCCTCCGCAAGGGCAACTACGCGGAGCGGGTGGGCGCCGGCGCCCCGGTGTACCTGGCGGCCGTGCTGGAGTACCTGACGGCCGAGATCCTGGAGCTGGCTGGCAACGCGGCCCGCGACAACAAGAAGACGCGCATCATCCCGCGCCACCTGCAGCTGGCCATCCGCAACGACGAGGAGCTCAACAAGCTGCTGGGCCGCGTGACGATCGCGCAGGGCGGCGTCCTTCCCAACATCCAGGCGGTGCTGCTGCCCAAGAAGACCGAGAGCCACCACAAGGCCAAGGGGAAATAA
- the LOC142848849 gene encoding histone H2B type 1-C/E/F/G/I, protein MPEPAKSAPAPKKGSKKAVTKAQKKDGKKRKRSRKESYSVYVYKVLKQVHPDTGISSKAMGIMNSFVNDIFERIAGEASRLAHYNKRSTITSREIQTAVRLLLPGELAKHAVSEGTKAVTKYTSSK, encoded by the coding sequence ATGCCTGAGCCAGCGAAGTCCGCACCAGCCCCTAAGAAGGGCTCCAAGAAGGCCGTGACCAAGGCCCAGAAGAAGGACGGCAAGAAGCGCAAGCGCAGCCGCAAGGAGAGCTACTCGGTGTACGTGTACAAGGTGCTGAAGCAGGTCCACCCCGACACCGGCATCTCTTCCAAGGCCATGGGCATCATGAACTCGTTCGTCAACGACATCTTCGAGCGCATCGCGGGCGAGGCGTCGCGCCTGGCGCATTACAACAAGCGCTCGACCATCACGTCCCGGGAGATCCAGACGGCCGTGCGCCTGCTGCTGCCCGGGGAGCTGGCCAAGCACGCCGTGTCTGAGGGCACCAAGGCCGTCACCAAGTACACCAGCTCCAAGTGA
- the LOC142848850 gene encoding histone H4: protein MSGRGKGGKGLGKGGAKRHRKVLRDNIQGITKPAIRRLARRGGVKRISGLIYEETRGVLKVFLENVIRDAVTYTEHAKRKTVTAMDVVYALKRQGRTLYGFGG from the coding sequence ATGTCTGGACGAGGCAAAGGTGGTAAAGGCCTGGGTAAAGGCGGCGCCAAGCGCCACCGCAAGGTCCTGCGCGACAACATCCAGGGCATCACCAAGCCCGCCATCCGCCGCCTGGCCCGGCGCGGAGGAGTCAAGCGCATCTCCGGCCTCATCTACGAGGAGACCCGCGGGGTGCTGAAGGTGTTCCTGGAGAACGTGATCCGCGACGCGGTCACCTACACGGAGCACGCCAAGCGCAAGACCGTCACCGCCATGGACGTGGTCTACGCGCTCAAGCGCCAGGGCCGCACGCTCTACGGCTTCGGCGGCTAA